The sequence TATCGCTGCCTTCCTGGGAGACAGACCTCTGGATGAAGCACTGAAAGAAGCAGAAGAACAAGCGAATAGCGAAATTCAATAATCTTTTTAAAGGTACCTGGCACTGATGATGGTGTCAGGTACAGCTTTACCATTGACTGTATTCTTTCTTTTGAGGTCTTGGCTAGACAGACCTGGGCGGAAAGAATACAGGGAATAGGGCAGATTTTAGACAGATAGAAGGTAGGGATAAGAATGAACAAACAATCTTCTAAGAAGAGATTACAGGATGCAGGACAAGGATACTTATTTATGTCTCCCACGCTATTTGTATTAGCGGTGTTTATTATTGGACCGATTCTTTATGCCATCTTTTTATCCTTTCATAAGGTTCAACTCCTGGGGGATATGAGTTTTGAATTTGTTGCATTTGAGAATTTTGCGAGGATCATGGAAGACAATCGGGCCATTATCGCTTTGAAAAACACGGCGAAGTACGTACTGATTGTGGTGCCAACACAAACCTTTCTGGCTTTGGTGCTGGCAGCGACGTTAAATGCGGGATTAAAAGGTGAGAAGCTTTTCAGGATTGTCTATTTCTTACCGACCTTAACGTCTTCAGCCGTGCTGACGCTGATCTTTATGTGGATGTATAACAAAGAAGGGCTGATCAATAATCTTTTAGAAAAAGTAGGCTTGCCGACGTATAATTTCTTAGGTGATCCTGACATCGCCTTGAATGCGATTATGTTCATGAACATCTGGGCAACGGCACCATTTTTCATGGTCATCTATCTTGCAGCGCTTCAGGATATTCCAGACTCGTTATATGAAGCGGCTGAACTGGACGGAGCGAATGCGATTCAGAAGTTCTTCTATGTGACCGTACCGTTTCTCAGGCCGGTTACATCCTTCGTCGTGATCATGGGGGTTATCGGAACGTTCCAGCTGTTTGATCAATCGTATATTTTCTCAGGTGGATCCGGTGGACCGAATAACTCGACGTTAACGGTTGTCCTCCTAATCTATCAATATGCCTTTAAATCATTGGGCACCATGGGGTATGCAGCCGCACTTGCCTTCGCGCTCGCCATAATCATCCTGGTGGCGACACTGATTCAACGTAAATTCTCTAAAGAAGAATCACTCTATTAAGGAGGATGGAAGCATGAATTCGAAGAAAAAGACGTTCAGTAAGCGTCTTCTATACATTGTCCTGATAGGCTATGCGATCACAACTCTGATTCCATTCTTATGGGCACTCTCCTCTTCTTTTAAAACATTAGAAGAAATCATTAGCGGAACGATGAATTTCATACCGAAGAATTTCACTTTGGATAATTACAAACAGATCTTTATCGAGCAGGAGCTATTTCCTAGATGGTTATTCAATAGTTTATTCATCGCAGTAATCGGGACAGCATTGAATATCATCTTTAATTCCATGTCTGGATACGCCT is a genomic window of Rossellomorea sp. y25 containing:
- a CDS encoding sugar ABC transporter permease gives rise to the protein MNKQSSKKRLQDAGQGYLFMSPTLFVLAVFIIGPILYAIFLSFHKVQLLGDMSFEFVAFENFARIMEDNRAIIALKNTAKYVLIVVPTQTFLALVLAATLNAGLKGEKLFRIVYFLPTLTSSAVLTLIFMWMYNKEGLINNLLEKVGLPTYNFLGDPDIALNAIMFMNIWATAPFFMVIYLAALQDIPDSLYEAAELDGANAIQKFFYVTVPFLRPVTSFVVIMGVIGTFQLFDQSYIFSGGSGGPNNSTLTVVLLIYQYAFKSLGTMGYAAALAFALAIIILVATLIQRKFSKEESLY